In Phosphitispora fastidiosa, the following proteins share a genomic window:
- a CDS encoding DNA polymerase III subunit alpha codes for MSFVHLHVHSPFSFLDGAGKIEEMVTSAAAAGMPALALTDHNNLCGAILFSGLAKKAGIKPITGVEITLGDDSHLTLLAKNPDGYTNLCRILSAAHLGNPRQTPRTSYETLRAYSSDLAALSGCRKGRIPQLILKGHYRLAEETAQTFADIFGRENFFIEMQQDFLPGSRFLNSALDNLASHRRLKTAATNNVHYVTKEQFKIHDLLTCVRTLTKLEEIHPERRLNAENYLKSPAEMAQIFGDYPQAVTNTLAIAEMCQPALETGNRLFPAFPDIPPGETAAGYLRKLTFKGARERYRYLPRQVTSRLDHELDIICRLGFEDYFLLVWDAANYARREKIRYAGRGSAADSAVAYCLYITEVDSIARNLLFERFMSLERAQTPDIDIDFDSRHRDRVSAYLYKKYGADRVATVCTYNTFRARSAFRDLAKAMDFPAAEIDRLAKKLPYIQADQIDLAVERFPELRESGIDAPGFRDLLDYCGAVSGFPRFIGTHLGGIVVSRCPLSDVTPLQEAAKGIVVTQYDKEFIEDIGLVKLDLLSLRTMSAIEDTTLTIRETGSSFDYETIPLDDKATFAMLNKGETVGVFQLESPAQRALQSRLGASEMEDIIASVAIIRPGPIKGNMVEPFIARRQGKEPVTYLHPKLEPILKKTYGVVLYQEQVIEIATAIAGFTPGEADRLRRVMTHARSHREMAGIGADFIKKAAANGVSTEVAETIFSYITGYASYGFCEAHAAAFATTAYKTAYLIKHYPAHFFASVLSHQPMGFYDANTLCVEARRRGVTILPPDINLSRESFTVDANTIRISLRQIKGVKDSSLEKILTARKNGPFRSFDDFLKRIRPDRNVLENLICCGAFDSLRDNRKQLLWAIPAAGSRGNTGELALTDNMVTLPSVPDFTPQEKFNMEYEILGIDVTSHYMSHWRTRLERRGFLNSRNLAVARDSSLVNVAGLPVRPHRPPTRTGKIAAFFSLEDEFGLIDITVFEKTYQKFGNLLFTRPVPPLQVWGTLQHRGNGFSIIARQISRLQ; via the coding sequence TGGCTAAAAAGGCCGGGATTAAACCTATCACCGGTGTTGAAATAACCCTGGGGGATGACAGCCACCTTACCCTCCTGGCCAAAAACCCTGATGGCTATACAAACCTCTGCCGTATCCTGAGCGCTGCCCACCTGGGGAATCCACGCCAAACCCCGCGCACCTCTTATGAAACCCTCAGGGCTTACAGCAGTGACCTGGCGGCCCTGTCAGGATGCCGCAAAGGCAGGATTCCACAGCTTATCCTGAAGGGTCATTACCGCCTGGCTGAGGAAACGGCCCAAACATTTGCTGATATTTTCGGCAGGGAAAACTTCTTTATCGAAATGCAGCAGGATTTCCTCCCGGGAAGCCGGTTTCTCAACAGCGCCCTGGATAACCTGGCCTCCCACCGAAGACTGAAAACAGCGGCCACCAATAATGTCCATTATGTTACCAAAGAACAGTTTAAAATTCACGACCTGCTGACATGTGTGCGGACCCTGACAAAGCTTGAGGAAATTCACCCCGAACGGCGTCTCAATGCGGAAAATTACCTGAAATCACCTGCTGAAATGGCCCAGATTTTTGGTGACTATCCACAGGCAGTCACAAATACCCTTGCTATTGCCGAAATGTGCCAACCGGCCCTGGAGACAGGGAACCGGCTGTTTCCCGCCTTCCCGGACATTCCCCCCGGGGAAACCGCTGCCGGTTACCTCAGGAAACTTACCTTTAAAGGAGCCAGGGAACGCTATCGCTACCTGCCCCGGCAGGTAACCTCACGCCTGGACCATGAACTTGACATCATCTGCCGCCTGGGGTTTGAGGATTATTTTCTGTTGGTCTGGGATGCCGCCAATTACGCCCGCAGAGAAAAAATCAGGTATGCCGGGCGGGGTTCAGCCGCAGATTCGGCAGTCGCATACTGCCTGTACATCACGGAGGTTGATTCCATAGCCCGGAACCTCCTTTTTGAACGTTTCATGAGCCTGGAGCGCGCCCAGACACCGGATATTGACATAGATTTTGATTCCCGCCACCGGGACAGGGTATCAGCATACCTCTATAAAAAATACGGCGCCGACCGGGTGGCCACAGTCTGTACCTACAACACCTTCAGGGCCCGTTCTGCCTTCAGGGACCTGGCCAAAGCCATGGATTTCCCGGCCGCTGAAATTGACCGCCTGGCCAAAAAGCTGCCTTATATCCAGGCCGACCAGATTGATCTGGCAGTAGAGCGCTTTCCGGAACTCCGGGAAAGCGGAATTGATGCCCCCGGATTCCGGGATCTCCTGGACTACTGTGGCGCAGTTTCAGGATTCCCCCGGTTCATCGGCACACACCTGGGGGGTATTGTTGTCAGCCGGTGTCCCTTATCTGATGTAACACCCCTTCAGGAGGCTGCCAAAGGAATAGTTGTCACCCAGTATGACAAGGAATTTATTGAAGATATAGGACTCGTCAAACTTGACCTGCTGTCACTGAGGACCATGTCCGCAATTGAAGACACTACCCTGACCATCAGGGAAACCGGCAGCAGCTTTGACTATGAAACAATCCCCCTTGACGATAAGGCAACCTTTGCAATGCTTAACAAGGGAGAAACTGTCGGGGTCTTCCAACTGGAGAGCCCTGCCCAGCGCGCCCTGCAAAGCCGCCTTGGCGCCTCCGAAATGGAAGACATTATAGCCAGTGTGGCCATCATCAGACCCGGTCCCATCAAGGGCAACATGGTAGAACCCTTTATTGCCAGGCGTCAGGGAAAAGAGCCGGTGACATACCTGCATCCAAAACTTGAACCTATCCTGAAAAAAACCTATGGAGTTGTCCTCTACCAGGAACAGGTTATTGAAATTGCCACAGCAATTGCCGGCTTTACTCCAGGTGAAGCTGACCGCCTGCGCCGCGTGATGACTCATGCCCGCTCCCACCGGGAAATGGCCGGCATCGGAGCGGACTTTATTAAAAAAGCCGCTGCCAACGGGGTCAGCACAGAAGTTGCCGAAACCATCTTCTCATATATTACCGGCTATGCCAGCTATGGTTTCTGTGAGGCCCATGCAGCAGCCTTTGCCACCACTGCCTATAAAACAGCATATCTTATCAAGCATTACCCGGCCCATTTTTTTGCCTCAGTGCTCAGCCACCAGCCCATGGGGTTTTATGATGCCAACACCCTGTGTGTGGAGGCACGGAGGAGAGGAGTGACTATCCTCCCCCCTGATATTAACCTGAGCCGGGAGTCTTTCACTGTTGATGCCAACACCATCCGCATCTCCCTCAGGCAGATAAAAGGGGTTAAAGACAGTTCCCTGGAAAAAATTCTGACAGCCAGGAAAAATGGTCCCTTCAGGTCTTTTGACGATTTCCTGAAACGTATCCGCCCCGACCGAAATGTCCTGGAAAACCTAATCTGCTGTGGGGCCTTTGACAGCCTGCGCGATAACCGGAAGCAGCTATTGTGGGCCATTCCGGCTGCCGGCAGCAGAGGAAACACCGGTGAGCTTGCCCTCACAGATAATATGGTGACCCTTCCCTCTGTCCCGGACTTTACGCCACAGGAGAAATTCAATATGGAGTATGAAATACTCGGCATAGATGTCACCAGCCATTATATGAGTCATTGGCGCACCAGGCTGGAGCGCAGGGGCTTTTTGAACAGCAGGAATCTTGCGGTCGCCAGAGACAGCAGTCTGGTTAATGTTGCCGGCCTGCCAGTCCGTCCGCACCGTCCCCCTACCAGGACAGGCAAAATAGCCGCCTTTTTTTCACTGGAGGATGAATTCGGCCTGATTGACATCACTGTTTTCGAAAAGACCTACCAGAAGTTTGGGAATCTCCTTTTCACCAGACCTGTTCCACCGCTTCAGGTTTGGGGCACATTACAGCACAGGGGAAACGGTTTCTCCATAATCGCCAGGCAAATATCCCGACTGCAGTGA